The following is a genomic window from uncultured Draconibacterium sp..
TTCCTTTCTAATCGGACTAAGGTACCAGGCTGAATGTTGGTTTTCTTTTACCGGTGAGTATCCGGATCTTTTCAGAAATTCTGTTGTCGGAATTTCTCTGGCTTTATCACATTGTACAATAGAAAATCCCATAACTTATTTCTTCCTGTTTTCTGATAGCATTCTGTTGAACTCATTTTCCAATTCCAGTTCTTCTTTAGATATTCCCATCAACCAGAGGTCGATGTCCTTTTTGTAAAAGAATTTTTGTCGGATATTGGCATTGTTCCCGGTAGGGATCAGTTTTTTACTGAGCAGCTTGTAAATTTTGCTTTTTGATAGCCCGGTGTACTGAGCCAGTTCTTCAACATTGAAAACGGTTTTGTTTTCTGCCAGTAGGGTTTTGATTTGTTTTAATTCGTTTAGAACTTGTTTGGAAATAAATGCTTGATTTTCCATAGGTGACATATTTTTAATGATTAATGACGCTTGATGCATGAAAACTTCATCAGCAAATATGTAACTGTATGTAGCAATAAATCAAGAGGGTAATTTGAGTTACGGGGGAATTACGGGAGAAATACCGTCTATCGAAAAAGTATTTTCTGAAAGGCCTTTATGTTTTCAGAAAATTCCGTTTCACTTTCATTCACAAACTCTGAGAACCGCGAGTTCAAACTCGTCCTTTTAACTTCTGAGCCGTTCAATGTGAAGGTTGATTCAATGAATTTAAAGAGTTGCTCTTTACGCTCTTTTTTGAAATCTCTAATTCCACCATCAATAAGCAGGTGAAGAATGCGAAGCAGCTTTTTATAATCAGCTGCAGCCCGATTGTCTGAAACCAAACAAAAATTGATTTTGCTTTTTGTTTCAAGTCCATTTAATACCAGATTTATATTTTCCCGATCGTGTTCTGAGAAGCCCAGGCTTGGTAGAACGATCCCGTTTAAATTACTTCTGGTAAACTGCAAACGACTTGAAGGTACTTGTTTGGATAATTTTCGTGCTTCATGCAGCGATCCGATGAAAAGTAAAATCAAAAACAATCCAGTTATGCTTATGGCAGAGTAGAGGATAACATGGTGGACTGAAAAGCCCATACCCCAGAATCCAAAAAGTAGGATCGTAAAACAAAAAAGAAGGATAAAAAAGACTGTAGTATTGTGGTTGCGTAATATACGAATATTGAAGATCCACCGGAGTTTTCGGTTGAATCGGAAAAAAAGTAGTCCTGATTTCTTGATTATTGTTTCCATAGCAGCCGCTCTAAGTATAAATTCCATGCAACATCAATACTATCTTCTTGTTTTCAACAGCATTGATAATTAGCTGATTAAAAGTAAAGAATCTGATAAATGCAATCAAATGAAAATCCGCGTTGGCGTATGTTTTGGGCTTATTTGGCTGTATTTGGCTTTCGAAATGTTGAAGAACATAGAATGACTCTGTGTATCTGGTAGTTTTTGGTGGTTTTTATTGGGTGATTTTGTTGTACCTATGTTGTACCCGTACAAATAAAAAAGGAGTTAAACTTTCGTCTAACTCCTTGATTTTTAGTGGTCGGGATACCAGGATTCGAACCTGGGACCCCCTGCTCCCAAAGCAGGGTGAATACTGGTTTTATATGAATTGATATGATGTTAATATGCCAGTTTTTCAGTGTTTTACGATTTTTGCAATTTCATATTCTTACAGAAAAAACCGATATTTACTTGCAAATAACTTGCAAATTTTTTCACATATGGGATTAACGGTAAAACTCCTTCTAGACAAGCGAAGACAGCGCAAAGACAAAAGCTACCCTCTGGTTATGCGCGTTGTGATTAACTCTAAAAGTGTGCAAATTCCTTCCGGCTATACCTTGCCGGAAAATGACTGGGATAATAAAAACCAGAAAATCAAATCGTCATGTAACCAGTTTGACAATTTAACACGGGTCAACAACCTTTTATCCAAGAAGAAATCCAAGGCGTTTGATGTGCTTACGAAACTGGATGAAGAAGGGGAGTTGGACTTCATGCCTATGAGCGAGGTCAAGGCCGCCATCCTTGGCGAAAAAGCCAAAGGGAAATCCTCCGTGTTTGATTTTATCAATCAGCTTACCGAAGAAATGACAACGGCAGGAAAACAGGGTAATGCCCGTGTTTATAAAATGCTGTCAAACCGACTGGAAGCGTTGACGGGCGGTAAGGCAATCAAATTCGACAACATAAATTACGCATTCTTACAACGCTTTGAGAATGCCCATTTTGCCAATGGCGGCACCAAAGGCGGCTTGAGTGTTTATATGCGAACGCTACGGGCGATTTACAACAAAGCCATAAAAATGGGTGTTGCCAACCAATCCCGTTATCCGTTTAAGGATTACAAAATAAAGAACGGTACGCCTGAACGTAAATCCCTAAGCGAGGAAGAGTTTCAAAAGCTATTAGAGGCAGACCTAAAGCCGAACTCGCCTTTGGAGCGATCCAGAGAGTATTTTCTGGCCTCATTCTATCTGCGTGGTATGAACTGGATGGATATGGCCTTGCTCCGTCTTGGTGATATTGAAGGCGATTTAGAGCGCATCCGCTATACCAGACAGAAAACAGGGAAGGGGTTTAATGTGAAAATCAATCCACGGCTAAAACCGATACTGGAAAGATTTATTGACGGGCGCACGGATAAAGAAGAGTTTGTATTCCCGATACTGAATTTGTCCTACTCGCCCGAACACTATCCCACGGCGATTTTGAACAAGCGCAAGAAACTCAATGGCTACCTTAAAACCATTGCAAAAAATATCGGAATTTCTCCATTTACGATATACACGGCACGGCATACCTATGCGACCATGGGAAAACGCAAAGGCGTACCCACTGCTATCATTCAGGAAAGTCTGGGGCATACGACCGAAGCCGTCACCCAGAACTATCTGGATTCTTTCGGCAATGACATTATCGATAAATACGATGACTTGATTATGGATTGAATTTAACAGGGAAGAGCGGCTAATGCTGCTCTTTTATTTTGGAATTGTATCAACTGTGGCTTGTTTTTTAAGTAAGAATACAACATAATCTCATGTAAAGTAGTATTTTTATACAGTCTTTTATCGAAAAATTTATCAATGAATGGAAGAATTTCACAATTGACTAGTTTAAAGGTAAGAGAAACAAAAGCCCTAATTCTACATAACTAAATCTGATTTTCAGGTTCTTAAAAGCATGAAGAACGAAAAACTAACCAGAAAAGAAATAATTGACAATCGCCTGAAATTGGCTGGTTGGAATGTTAGTGATCGTTCTCAGGTAATTGAAGAATTCGATATAATTGTTGATGGTAATTTAGCCAGCGAAGCTCCAACCCCCTATGCAGGTCATCAATACAGTGATTATGTGTTACTTGGAAAGGATGGGAAGCCTTTGGCTGTTGTTGAGGCTAAAAAAACGTCGGTAGATGCTGCAATTGGTAGAGAACAAGCCAAGCAATATTGTCACAATATTCAGAATTCGCATGGTGGAGACCTTCCTTTTTGTTTTTATACAAACGGCTATGACATTTATTTTTGGGATTTAGACAACTATCCACCAAGAAAAATATTTGGGTTTCCAACGCGTGAGGATTTAGAGCGATATGCTTATATCCGAAAAGCCAGAAAACCGCTTGCAGGAGAGCTTATTAATACCCGAATAGTCGGACGAGATTATCAAATTCGAGCTATCCGAGCCGCGATGGAAGGCATTGAAAAGCGGAAGCGCAAATTTTTGTTGGTAATGGCAACCGGCACTGGGAAGACACGGACTTGTATCGCTTTTGCAGATGCTTTGATGCGAGCTGGGTGGGCAGAGCGAGTATTATTTCTTGTTGATAGGATTGCGTTACGAGACCAGGCACTCGAAGCATTTAAGGAACATTTGCCAAATGAACCACGTTGGCCTAAAAAAGGCGAAAAGGAAATTGCAAGTGCCCGGCGAATCTACGTTTCTACTTATCCGACCATGTTGAATATTATTAGAAATGAGAAGAACAGTCTTTCTCCACATTTTTTTGATTTGATTGTCGTTGATGAAAGCCATCGGAGTATTTACAACACCTATCAGGAAATTTTAGATTATTTTAATACAATAACTCTCGGCTTAACGGCAACGCCAACGGATGTTATCGACCACAATACGTTTGAATTGTTTGAATGTGAGGATGGAGTTCCAACCTTTGCCTATTCTTATGATGAAGCCGTATCCCATATACCGCCGTACTTGTGCAATTTTCAGGTAATGAAAATAAAATCAAAGTTTCAGGATGAAGGTATAAATAAGCGCACAATCTCACTTGAAGACCAGAAGAAACTGATTTTTGAAGGTAAGGAAATTGAAGAAATTAACTATGAAGGCACCGATCTTGAGAAAAAGGTTATCAACAG
Proteins encoded in this region:
- a CDS encoding helix-turn-helix domain-containing protein, whose product is MENQAFISKQVLNELKQIKTLLAENKTVFNVEELAQYTGLSKSKIYKLLSKKLIPTGNNANIRQKFFYKKDIDLWLMGISKEELELENEFNRMLSENRKK
- a CDS encoding site-specific integrase codes for the protein MGLTVKLLLDKRRQRKDKSYPLVMRVVINSKSVQIPSGYTLPENDWDNKNQKIKSSCNQFDNLTRVNNLLSKKKSKAFDVLTKLDEEGELDFMPMSEVKAAILGEKAKGKSSVFDFINQLTEEMTTAGKQGNARVYKMLSNRLEALTGGKAIKFDNINYAFLQRFENAHFANGGTKGGLSVYMRTLRAIYNKAIKMGVANQSRYPFKDYKIKNGTPERKSLSEEEFQKLLEADLKPNSPLERSREYFLASFYLRGMNWMDMALLRLGDIEGDLERIRYTRQKTGKGFNVKINPRLKPILERFIDGRTDKEEFVFPILNLSYSPEHYPTAILNKRKKLNGYLKTIAKNIGISPFTIYTARHTYATMGKRKGVPTAIIQESLGHTTEAVTQNYLDSFGNDIIDKYDDLIMD